The genomic region GGACCTGGACAATACACCTATGGAGTCAGCTTTGCCAGTTCTATTTTGCCTGATGGCTCTTTTATCTTCCACTGGGGACCAGAGTGCAATAATGATGTGATTGCTGGTATTGTTGAAAAAATTCGTGTTCCTGAGCCGTCCAATGTACTAGGTTTTGCTCTAATGCTAATTGGACTTGCAACAAAGTTTATAACAGGTGTAGTTAAGCCTGCTCTTAAATAGTTTAGATTAATCAAACTGTCGGGAGCATATCACCTTTGCAAGAGAGTATTTATACTCATAGGCTATGATGCTCTATCTACAGACTTTCAGCTATCCTGTTGTGCTACCACTCAAGTTCTGCATCTGCAAAAGCGACATGCGCCCTGACATGCGGGAGCATGTCGCTTTTCTAATTAGCAGAAATGCTTAAGAGGCTGGGTACTGAAAAATATAGGCGGTATCGGTCAGAATCAGAGCAATCTACTCCAGCAACAAAGCCATGCAGCTAGAGCAAGAGCAAGCCCTCAAAGCCCATCTCCAAGCCATTGCCAAAATTCTCTATGACGATACGACTCCGATGCCATGCAAACGCTAGAAGGGATTGAAATGATCGTCAGGCAGAAGATTCAAGCCCATATCATTCCAGCGTTGGGAAATTTTTTATTGGAGCGATTACCGGCACAGTCGTAGGGCGATCTAGAAGAGTGCATCCCACTTTTGTAGCCCTCTCCCTAAATCCCTCTCCCCTTCTGGGAGAGGGACTTTGAATCTGGCTCCCCTTCTCCCAAAGAGGGAGAAGGGGCTGGGGGATGAGGGCAACCTTGCAAAACTGGGATGCTCTCGATCTAGAACCTTGAAAAGCAGGTTAGGAGCGTTATAAATCACCACAAAACAAGCTGAGAAACTGAAGGTGTTGCTGCATCGTGAATTAAGCCCTCATTTGGAGAATTGCTACTCCTACGTTCCGCAGGCTAACAGATATTTTTATTTGTGGATTGGCCTACCGATCTCTGAAAGCCTTATAGAGGGTCAACCTGCGGAACGTAGGATAAAAGCTGATGTTATTTAACACTCATTCCTAAGTTGATATTCTCTTACACTTTCTTACATTTTTGAGGCAGGCGTGGCTTTATTTACTTCCACGTAAAAATAAAATAGGCCACTTCTGTCAGATTAAACTTTATCAAATAAAAATTTCGCCTGAAGAAAATATACAAAATCCTGCATTTTTTCACGAATGGAGTGAAATATTAAGTCATCTCAGTAAAACCTCTTGAATTGTGGGTTCTCATGAGTCAGATTAGGAAAATTTGTGGAAATATTTTCTGAACAACTATCAGAGAGTGGTCAGGAAGACCTCACGCCAATGAGTGCCATTGCGCTAGCTGCGATTACTATTATTGCAGTGAAGACTACTATTAAAGCTGATGCCATTGATAGGTTAAAACGGATAGTAAAAGGTGATAGTCGATCGCTCCAAATCGCCTATAAAGTATATAAAAATAAGTCCACTGATGAATGTGTAATGATTGTCAATAATGCTTTGGATGGCGATCAGAAAATTGCGGCGATCGCCAATCTTCTTGACTTGACAATGGTAGATGGGACTTTGACTACAGCAGAAAAGCGAATTATAGAGAGTTACATTATGGTGTTCCAGATTAATGAAGCTGTTATTCAAAATATTATCGAAGTCATTGCAATTAAAAATGACTTTTCTATCTTCTCCTAAGTTGCAAATTCGCCCACCCAAGGGGAAGCCGCTTGGGAGCATGTCACTTTTGCAGATTCAAGATTTTCGGAGTGCGAGCGTCTCGCTCGCGAGCGGGACGCTCGCACTTCTATAACAAAACTGGGATGCACTCAGCCGCTTGGGAGCATGTCACTTTTGCAGATGCACAAATTTGGATTTAGAGTGCCCGTGTAAGTTGTGGTGCCTTTCTGGCTGGAGACCCGTCAGACTCGGGAAGCCTCCTCTGGCGAAGGTGAGAGTTAGTTAATTCCAATAGGTTTCTCTCGAAAGACCTTTGGCTTCGCTAGTAATGGAGGGCACCTTACGCTCCTGTTAGTGTGCCCAGTAATCCCCTACTGTTTCTGGCCCTCTAACCATGCCTCTAAGTTAGAGAGATGGGAGAAATCTAGCAATGCTTCTCCTAAGATCTCTAATTGAGCCACGGATAACGCCTCAAGCTGTCCACTGATGGGCTCGGGCAATTCTCCCAGGCGACGGGTCAGTTGGCGGAGGATAAGCGATCGGGCTTCTTCCTGCCGCCCTTGTTGCATACCTCGCTCAAATCCAATCTCTTCCACGCTGGTAATGTAGGGCACCTTGCGCTCCTCCTCGTATGCCTTCAAGTCCATCCAGAATGCCTGTTTCAACCCCTCTGGCAAGATCATAACCCAATCAATAAACTTGAATAGATTCACCACCTCCCGCCGATCGTACCCTGTTTCATGCAACCGTCGAATCAAGCTGAGCTTCTATTCCTTGCGGGAGTCAGCATGGCGCTTCGTCTCCTGGGCATTCAAATGAGCCATCACCACCGTAGCAAAGGTATTCTGATTGGTTTCTAATTCCATCCATTTCACCTGATAGTCCAGCAGCTTCACAATGCCAAACTGGAATGACAGGTGAGTGCTGGGATAGGTGAACTCATAACGATCGGGCCACCAATCCGTTCGGTTGTCACAGAGAATCGCTAAACTGACTGCTGGATGACGAAATCGATCGAAAATCCGCAGCGTATACACAAACATGCGCTCGGCGAAGTTGGCTTCCAGTTTAGCTTGCACCTCGACATGCAGCAGCAGAAATAGCTCCTGACCCCGTTTACGCCAGACTCTCACTAACAGGTCAGCAAAACGCTTGCCCGTTTCAGTATCAGGGACAATCTGTTGAAACTCCTTGTCCAGAAACTCAGGGGGCTTGTGCCAATCAATTAGGCAATGTAGTTCGGGAAAGAAAAAGGCGATCGCCTCTGGAAA from Leptolyngbya sp. 'hensonii' harbors:
- a CDS encoding DUF4351 domain-containing protein, with translation MIRRLHETGYDRREVVNLFKFIDWVMILPEGLKQAFWMDLKAYEEERKVPYITSVEEIGFERGMQQGRQEEARSLILRQLTRRLGELPEPISGQLEALSVAQLEILGEALLDFSHLSNLEAWLEGQKQ